A genomic window from Strix uralensis isolate ZFMK-TIS-50842 chromosome 20, bStrUra1, whole genome shotgun sequence includes:
- the NSRP1 gene encoding nuclear speckle splicing regulatory protein 1 isoform X1, protein MAALSKQYGLIMPKKLPQKNLVSEKLSVFADDSDEEPSVGESLQKEALKKQAMKQTKLEIQKALEEDATVYEYDSIYDEMQQKKKESNARVLSGKDDKKPRYIQNILKAAEIRKKEQEKRMERKIQKEREMEGGQFAHKEAFVTSAYKKKLQERAEEEERERRVAALEAYLDVTKQKDLSGFYRHLLNQRVGEEEMPKCSFREARIKEEKSDSSYDESNQRNKCPYERQRLKPSAKKENNPDADTDLGTDSSDDDKRHKNSKVDLKKKIKRESSVSSEEEAKHRKSQRHSRSPSSSSVEEELRTKARTNHLTKRGESRPSRRGNDEQSREKDYERSRTHEKDHQREKEERHRYGDHTSKDNYRRRDEQDDRQRGKERKEREGHGREWRKAKDREEKGSEKEREKERIRNSKDRYNDREKERGEKCREKEDHVKDRREKYGGDEKKYRERRESTPASLEKDGESDLEKERKKKEREVDEKGRSSSGILSEQKRKAGEEGEKEEKEQAQKPSESMSKFAKRSNEETVMSARDRYLARQMARVGTKSYIEKEED, encoded by the exons CCATCTGTTGGTGAAagtcttcagaaagaagcatTGAAAAAACAAGCAATGAAACAG ACTAAATTGGAGATTCAGAAGGCTTTGGAGGAAGATGCTACAGTGTACGAATATGACAGTATTTATGATGAAATgcagcagaagaagaaagaaagtaaTGCCAGAGTGTTATCtggaaaagatgacaaaaag CCCAGATACATCCAAAATATCCTCAAAGCAGCTGAGATTAGAAAGAAGGagcaagaaaaaagaatggaaagaaaaattcagaaagagCGTGAAATGGAAGGAGGACAGTTTGCTCACAAAGAGGCTTTTGTGACCTCAGCCTATAAGAAGAAGCTACAAGAAagggctgaggaggaggaaagagaaagaagagtggCAGCTCTCGAGG CATACCTGGATGTGACCAAACAGAAGGATCTCAGTGGATTTTACAGACATCTTTTAAACCAGAGAGTAGGGGAAGAAGAGATGCCTAAATGCAGCTTCCGTGAAGCCAG gataaaggaagagaaatctgACAGTTCTTATGATGAGTCCAACCAAAGGAATAAATGCCCATATGAACGACAAAGACTGAAGCCCTCTGCTAAGAAAGAGAATAATCCAGATGCTGATACTGACTTAGGAACTGATAGTAGTGATGATGATAAGAGGCACAAAAATAGTAAAGTGGAtttgaaaaagaagataaaaagagaGAGCTCTGTGAGCAGTGAAGAGGAGGCTAAACATCGCAAGAGCCAGAGGCATTCCAGGTCACCAAGCTCATCCAGTGTGGAGGAAGAGCTGCGCACAAAAGCCCGAACAAATCATCTTACAAAGAGGGGGGAGAGCAGACCaagcagaaggggaaatgatGAACAATCCAGGGAAAAAGATTATGAGAGAAGTAGGACCCACGAAAAGGATCaccaaagggaaaaggaagagcgACATAGGTACGGGGATCACACTAGTAAAGATAACTACAGACGGAGGGATGAGCAAGACGATAGAcaaagggggaaggaaagaaaagagagggagggacatggaagagagtggaggaaggcaAAGGACAGAGAAGAGAAGGGCTCAGAAAAGGAAcgagagaaagaaagaataagaaatagtAAAGACAGATATAATGacagggagaaggagagaggagagaaatgcagagaaaaggaagatcaTGTgaaggacaggagagagaaatacGGTGGCgatgaaaagaaatacagagagaggagggaaagtaCTCCTGCATCTTTAGAAAAAGATGGAGAATCTGAtctggaaaaagagagaaagaaaaaagagagagaggtggatgaaaagGGAAGATCCAGCTCTGGAATTCTGTCTGAGCAGAAACGTAAAGCTGgagaagaaggggagaaagaggagaaggaacAAGCACAAAAACCATCTGAGAGCATGAGCAAATTTGCCAAACGGAGCAATGAAGAGACAGTCATGTCAGCAAGGGACCGCTATTTGGCAAGGCAGATGGCACGTGTCGGCACTAAATCTTACATTGAGAAGGAAGAAGATTAA
- the NSRP1 gene encoding nuclear speckle splicing regulatory protein 1 isoform X2 translates to MDSGKGRYGLIMPKKLPQKNLVSEKLSVFADDSDEEPSVGESLQKEALKKQAMKQTKLEIQKALEEDATVYEYDSIYDEMQQKKKESNARVLSGKDDKKPRYIQNILKAAEIRKKEQEKRMERKIQKEREMEGGQFAHKEAFVTSAYKKKLQERAEEEERERRVAALEAYLDVTKQKDLSGFYRHLLNQRVGEEEMPKCSFREARIKEEKSDSSYDESNQRNKCPYERQRLKPSAKKENNPDADTDLGTDSSDDDKRHKNSKVDLKKKIKRESSVSSEEEAKHRKSQRHSRSPSSSSVEEELRTKARTNHLTKRGESRPSRRGNDEQSREKDYERSRTHEKDHQREKEERHRYGDHTSKDNYRRRDEQDDRQRGKERKEREGHGREWRKAKDREEKGSEKEREKERIRNSKDRYNDREKERGEKCREKEDHVKDRREKYGGDEKKYRERRESTPASLEKDGESDLEKERKKKEREVDEKGRSSSGILSEQKRKAGEEGEKEEKEQAQKPSESMSKFAKRSNEETVMSARDRYLARQMARVGTKSYIEKEED, encoded by the exons CCATCTGTTGGTGAAagtcttcagaaagaagcatTGAAAAAACAAGCAATGAAACAG ACTAAATTGGAGATTCAGAAGGCTTTGGAGGAAGATGCTACAGTGTACGAATATGACAGTATTTATGATGAAATgcagcagaagaagaaagaaagtaaTGCCAGAGTGTTATCtggaaaagatgacaaaaag CCCAGATACATCCAAAATATCCTCAAAGCAGCTGAGATTAGAAAGAAGGagcaagaaaaaagaatggaaagaaaaattcagaaagagCGTGAAATGGAAGGAGGACAGTTTGCTCACAAAGAGGCTTTTGTGACCTCAGCCTATAAGAAGAAGCTACAAGAAagggctgaggaggaggaaagagaaagaagagtggCAGCTCTCGAGG CATACCTGGATGTGACCAAACAGAAGGATCTCAGTGGATTTTACAGACATCTTTTAAACCAGAGAGTAGGGGAAGAAGAGATGCCTAAATGCAGCTTCCGTGAAGCCAG gataaaggaagagaaatctgACAGTTCTTATGATGAGTCCAACCAAAGGAATAAATGCCCATATGAACGACAAAGACTGAAGCCCTCTGCTAAGAAAGAGAATAATCCAGATGCTGATACTGACTTAGGAACTGATAGTAGTGATGATGATAAGAGGCACAAAAATAGTAAAGTGGAtttgaaaaagaagataaaaagagaGAGCTCTGTGAGCAGTGAAGAGGAGGCTAAACATCGCAAGAGCCAGAGGCATTCCAGGTCACCAAGCTCATCCAGTGTGGAGGAAGAGCTGCGCACAAAAGCCCGAACAAATCATCTTACAAAGAGGGGGGAGAGCAGACCaagcagaaggggaaatgatGAACAATCCAGGGAAAAAGATTATGAGAGAAGTAGGACCCACGAAAAGGATCaccaaagggaaaaggaagagcgACATAGGTACGGGGATCACACTAGTAAAGATAACTACAGACGGAGGGATGAGCAAGACGATAGAcaaagggggaaggaaagaaaagagagggagggacatggaagagagtggaggaaggcaAAGGACAGAGAAGAGAAGGGCTCAGAAAAGGAAcgagagaaagaaagaataagaaatagtAAAGACAGATATAATGacagggagaaggagagaggagagaaatgcagagaaaaggaagatcaTGTgaaggacaggagagagaaatacGGTGGCgatgaaaagaaatacagagagaggagggaaagtaCTCCTGCATCTTTAGAAAAAGATGGAGAATCTGAtctggaaaaagagagaaagaaaaaagagagagaggtggatgaaaagGGAAGATCCAGCTCTGGAATTCTGTCTGAGCAGAAACGTAAAGCTGgagaagaaggggagaaagaggagaaggaacAAGCACAAAAACCATCTGAGAGCATGAGCAAATTTGCCAAACGGAGCAATGAAGAGACAGTCATGTCAGCAAGGGACCGCTATTTGGCAAGGCAGATGGCACGTGTCGGCACTAAATCTTACATTGAGAAGGAAGAAGATTAA
- the NSRP1 gene encoding nuclear speckle splicing regulatory protein 1 isoform X3, with product MKQTKLEIQKALEEDATVYEYDSIYDEMQQKKKESNARVLSGKDDKKPRYIQNILKAAEIRKKEQEKRMERKIQKEREMEGGQFAHKEAFVTSAYKKKLQERAEEEERERRVAALEAYLDVTKQKDLSGFYRHLLNQRVGEEEMPKCSFREARIKEEKSDSSYDESNQRNKCPYERQRLKPSAKKENNPDADTDLGTDSSDDDKRHKNSKVDLKKKIKRESSVSSEEEAKHRKSQRHSRSPSSSSVEEELRTKARTNHLTKRGESRPSRRGNDEQSREKDYERSRTHEKDHQREKEERHRYGDHTSKDNYRRRDEQDDRQRGKERKEREGHGREWRKAKDREEKGSEKEREKERIRNSKDRYNDREKERGEKCREKEDHVKDRREKYGGDEKKYRERRESTPASLEKDGESDLEKERKKKEREVDEKGRSSSGILSEQKRKAGEEGEKEEKEQAQKPSESMSKFAKRSNEETVMSARDRYLARQMARVGTKSYIEKEED from the exons ATGAAACAG ACTAAATTGGAGATTCAGAAGGCTTTGGAGGAAGATGCTACAGTGTACGAATATGACAGTATTTATGATGAAATgcagcagaagaagaaagaaagtaaTGCCAGAGTGTTATCtggaaaagatgacaaaaag CCCAGATACATCCAAAATATCCTCAAAGCAGCTGAGATTAGAAAGAAGGagcaagaaaaaagaatggaaagaaaaattcagaaagagCGTGAAATGGAAGGAGGACAGTTTGCTCACAAAGAGGCTTTTGTGACCTCAGCCTATAAGAAGAAGCTACAAGAAagggctgaggaggaggaaagagaaagaagagtggCAGCTCTCGAGG CATACCTGGATGTGACCAAACAGAAGGATCTCAGTGGATTTTACAGACATCTTTTAAACCAGAGAGTAGGGGAAGAAGAGATGCCTAAATGCAGCTTCCGTGAAGCCAG gataaaggaagagaaatctgACAGTTCTTATGATGAGTCCAACCAAAGGAATAAATGCCCATATGAACGACAAAGACTGAAGCCCTCTGCTAAGAAAGAGAATAATCCAGATGCTGATACTGACTTAGGAACTGATAGTAGTGATGATGATAAGAGGCACAAAAATAGTAAAGTGGAtttgaaaaagaagataaaaagagaGAGCTCTGTGAGCAGTGAAGAGGAGGCTAAACATCGCAAGAGCCAGAGGCATTCCAGGTCACCAAGCTCATCCAGTGTGGAGGAAGAGCTGCGCACAAAAGCCCGAACAAATCATCTTACAAAGAGGGGGGAGAGCAGACCaagcagaaggggaaatgatGAACAATCCAGGGAAAAAGATTATGAGAGAAGTAGGACCCACGAAAAGGATCaccaaagggaaaaggaagagcgACATAGGTACGGGGATCACACTAGTAAAGATAACTACAGACGGAGGGATGAGCAAGACGATAGAcaaagggggaaggaaagaaaagagagggagggacatggaagagagtggaggaaggcaAAGGACAGAGAAGAGAAGGGCTCAGAAAAGGAAcgagagaaagaaagaataagaaatagtAAAGACAGATATAATGacagggagaaggagagaggagagaaatgcagagaaaaggaagatcaTGTgaaggacaggagagagaaatacGGTGGCgatgaaaagaaatacagagagaggagggaaagtaCTCCTGCATCTTTAGAAAAAGATGGAGAATCTGAtctggaaaaagagagaaagaaaaaagagagagaggtggatgaaaagGGAAGATCCAGCTCTGGAATTCTGTCTGAGCAGAAACGTAAAGCTGgagaagaaggggagaaagaggagaaggaacAAGCACAAAAACCATCTGAGAGCATGAGCAAATTTGCCAAACGGAGCAATGAAGAGACAGTCATGTCAGCAAGGGACCGCTATTTGGCAAGGCAGATGGCACGTGTCGGCACTAAATCTTACATTGAGAAGGAAGAAGATTAA
- the SLC6A4 gene encoding sodium-dependent serotonin transporter, which produces MEKNATSNETEPLTSKKDVSDCKEGEDCKENGLLVRNPKSALRLVEDGNKVHPGQGDKGEAAQISNGYSGVQSSVPCNGMGEVEDAQCTAPAATTTTTTTTSTTCGAEGQQQLMDLEDRETWSKKIDFLLSVIGYAVDLGNVWRFPYICYQNGGGAFLIPYTIMAIFGGIPLFYMELALGQYHRNGCISIWRKICPIFKGIGFAICIIDLYVASYYNTIMAWAFYYLVSSFTAELPWTSCTNAWNTGNCTNYFSKDNVSWSLYSISPAEEFYTRHVLQVHRSDGLDDLGGISWQLTLCLLLIFTIVYFSIWKGVKTSGKVVWVTATFPYIILFILLVRGATLPGAWRGVLYYVKPDWQKLLATEVWVDAAAQIFFSLGPGFGVLLAYASYNKFHNNCYQDALVTSTVNCVTSFVSGFVIFTVLGYMAEMRNEDVSEVAKDTGPSLLFITYAEAIANMPASTFFAIIFFLMLLTLGLDSTFAGLEGVITGVLDEFPHVWSKRRELFVLGLTIVCFLGSLATLTFGGAYVVKLFEEYATGPAVLTVVFLEAVAVAWFYGITQFCNDVKEMLGFTPGWYWRVCWAAISPIFLLFVTCSFLSNPPELRLFDYNYPYWTTVVGYCIGTSSIICIPIYMAYRLIVTPGTLKERILKSITPETATEIPFGDIRMNAV; this is translated from the exons atggaaaaaaacgCAACAAGCAATGAGACTGAGCCGCTGACTTCCAAGAAAGATGTCTCGGACTGTAAGGAAGGAGAAGATTGTAAAGAGAATGGACTTCTGGTCAGGAACCCTAAATCGGCCCTACGGCTAGTAGAAGATGGCAACAAAGTCCATCCCGGCCAGGGAGATAAAGGGGAGGCAGCTCAGATCTCCAATGGTTATTCAGGGGTTCAGAGCTCTGTTCCCTGCAATGGAATGGGAGAGGTGGAAGATGCCCAGTGCACCGCCCCAGCAGCCACAACCACTACTACAACCACCACTTCTACCACCTGTGGAGCAGAAGGCCAGCAGCAGCTGATGGATCTAGAAGACAGAGAGACCTGGAGTAAAAAAATTGACTTTCTACTCTCTGTCATTGGATATGCAGTGGATCTGGGAAATGTGTGGAGATTTCCTTATATATGCTATCAGAATGGAGGAG GAGCATTCCTCATTCCTTACACAATTATGGCCATCTTTGGAGGGATCCCTCTCTTCTATATGGAACTAGCACTAGGACAGTACCACAGGAATGGGTGTATTTCAATTTGGAGAAAAATATGTCCTATATTCAAAG GAATTGGCTTTGCCATCTGTATAATAGATCTTTACGTAGCCTCCTACTACAACACCATTATGGCTTGGGCCTTTTACTACCTCGTATCCTCCTTCACGGCGGAGCTGCCATGGACTAGCTGCACAAATGCTTGGAACACAGGCAACTGCACTAACTACTTCAGCAAGGACAACGTCAGCTGGTCCCTGTACTCCATCTCTCCCGCAGAAGAATTTTATAC cCGCCACGTTCTACAGGTGCACAGGTCCGATGGGCTGGATGACCTGGGGGGCATTAGCTGGCAATTGACCCTCTGTTTATTGTTAATCTTCACCATTGTATACTTCAGCATCTGGAAAGGGGTCAAAACATCGGGCAAG GTGGTATGGGTGACTGCCACATTCCCTTACATCATACTCTTTATCCTGCTAGTGAGAGGTGCAACTTTGCCTGGGGCTTGGAGAGGTGTCCTCTACTATGTGAAACCTGACTGGCAGAAACTCCTGGCCACTGAG GTCTGGGTGGATGCAGcagctcagatttttttctcccttggtCCAGGTTTTGGGGTCCTATTGGCTTATGCCAGCTACAACAAATTCCATAACAACTGCTACCA AGATGCCCTGGTTACCAGTACCGTGAACTGCGTGACTAGTTTTGTGTCTGGATTTGTCATTTTCACTGTGCTGGGATACATGGCTGAGATGAGGAATGAAGATGTATCAGAGGTTGCCAAAGACACTG GACCCAGCCTTCTCTTCATTACATATGCTGAGGCCATTGCAAACATGCCTGCTTCCACTTTCTTTGCCATCATCTTTTTCCTGATGTTACTCACGCTGGGATTAGACAGCACG TTTGCAGGACTAGAGGGAGTGATTACTGGAGTACTGGATGAATTCCCGCATGTCTGGAGCAAACGCAGGGAATTGTTTGTCCTTGGTCTGACCATCGTTTGCTTTTTGGGGTCATTAGCAACACTGACATTT GGAGGTGCGTATGTGGTAAAGCTGTTTGAAGAATACGCCACTGGTCCAGCTGTCCTAACAGTCGTGTTTCTGGAAGCAGTTGCTGTGGCCTGGTTCTACG GCATCACCCAGTTTTGCAACGATGTGAAAGAAATGCTAGGCTTTACCCCAGGCTGGTACTGGCGAGTTTGCTGGGCAGCAATTAGTCCCATCTTCCTTCTG tttgtcaCTTGCAGCTTTCTGTCCAATCCTCCTGAGCTACGGCTTTTTGATTATAATTATCCCTACTGGACCACAGTAGTGGGTTACTGCATAGGAACCTCTTCTATCATCTGTATTCCAATCTACATGGCTTATCGATTGATTGTCACTCCAGGAACACTTAAGGAG CGTATTCTGAAAAGCATTACTCCAGAAACAGCTACAGAAATTCCTTTTGGAGACATCCGCATGAATGCAGTATAA